From a region of the Agrobacterium tumefaciens genome:
- the metH gene encoding methionine synthase, producing the protein MFDDLFGPEGAKRDGAEIMKALREAANERILILDGAMGTQIQGLGFDEDHFRGDRFIGCACHQKGNNDLLILSQPDAIEEIHYRYAMAGADILETNTFSSTRIAQADYEMESAVYDLNREGAEVARRAAIRAEREDGRRRFVAGAIGPTNRTASISPDVNNPGYRAVSFDDLRIAYGEQIDGLIDGGADIILIETIFDTLNAKAAIFACEERFEAKGIHLPVMISGTITDLSGRTLSGQTPSAFWNSVRHASPFTIGLNCALGADAMRPHLQELSDVADTFICAYPNAGLPNEFGQYDETPEMMARQVEGFARDGLVNIVGGCCGSTPDHIRAIAEAVKGHKPRPIPEHKPFMSLSGLEPFVLTKDIPFVNVGERTNVTGSARFRKLITAGDYTAALAVARDQVENGAQIIDINMDEGLIDSEKAMVEFLNLIAAEPDIARVPVMIDSSKFEIIEAGLKCVQGKPIVNSISLKEGEEKFLQQAKLVRNYGAAVVVMAFDEVGQADTYQRKIEICARAYKLLTEKAGLLPEDIIFDPNVFAVATGIEEHNNYGVDFIEATKTIRETMPLTHISGGVSNLSFSFRGNEPVREAMHAVFLYHAIQVGMDMGIVNAGQLAVYDNIDPELRDACEDVVLNRRDDATERLLEIAERFRGAGAKEAKAQDLSWRELPVEKRLEHALVNGITEFIEADTEEARQKAERPLHVIEGPLMAGMNVVGDLFGSGKMFLPQVVKSARVMKQAVAVLLPYMEEEKRANGGSERSAAGKVLMATVKGDVHDIGKNIVGVVLACNNYEIIDLGVMVPTTKILETAIAEQVDVIGLSGLITPSLDEMVHVAAEMERQGFDIPLLIGGATTSRVHTAVKIHPRYEKGQAIYVTDASRAVGVVSALLSAEQKPAYIEGIRSEYAKVAEAHARNEREKQRLPLARARENAQKVDWSGYQPVKPQFFGTKVFETYDLEELSRYIDWTPFFQTWELKGRFPAILDDEKQGEAARQLYADAQAMLKKIIDETWFRPRAVIGFWPANAFGDDIRVFTDESRVEELATFFTLRQQLSKRDGRPNVAMSDFVAPVDSGVADYVGGFVVTAGIEEVAIAERFERANDDYSSILVKALADRFAEAFAERMHERVRTEFWGYAPQENFNGEELISEAYAGIRPAPGYPAQPDHTEKKTLFSLLDATEATGVELTESYAMWPGSSVSGLYIGHPESYYFGVAKVERDQVLDYARRKDMPVEEVERWLGPVLNYVPTNAAEEIDSAA; encoded by the coding sequence GTGTTTGACGACCTGTTCGGCCCGGAAGGGGCAAAGCGCGACGGCGCGGAAATCATGAAGGCGCTGCGTGAAGCTGCCAATGAGCGTATCCTCATTCTCGATGGTGCAATGGGAACGCAGATCCAGGGGCTTGGGTTCGATGAAGATCATTTTCGCGGTGATCGGTTCATCGGCTGCGCCTGCCACCAGAAGGGCAACAACGACCTTCTGATCCTCAGCCAACCGGATGCCATCGAAGAAATTCACTATCGTTACGCCATGGCGGGCGCCGATATTCTGGAAACCAACACGTTTTCCTCGACCCGCATAGCCCAGGCCGATTACGAAATGGAGAGTGCGGTTTATGATCTCAACCGCGAAGGTGCGGAGGTTGCCCGTCGTGCCGCGATCCGTGCCGAGCGGGAAGATGGCCGTCGCCGTTTCGTCGCAGGCGCCATCGGGCCGACCAACCGTACGGCGTCGATTTCGCCTGACGTCAACAATCCCGGTTACCGCGCTGTCTCTTTCGATGATCTGCGCATCGCCTATGGCGAGCAGATCGATGGTCTGATCGACGGTGGTGCGGATATCATCCTCATCGAAACGATTTTCGATACGTTGAACGCCAAGGCGGCGATCTTCGCCTGCGAAGAGCGCTTCGAGGCCAAGGGCATTCATCTTCCGGTGATGATTTCCGGTACGATCACGGATCTTTCGGGCCGTACTCTGTCCGGCCAGACACCATCGGCATTCTGGAATTCCGTGCGCCATGCGAGCCCGTTCACCATTGGCCTGAACTGTGCGCTCGGTGCAGATGCAATGCGTCCGCATCTTCAGGAATTGTCGGATGTGGCCGATACCTTCATTTGTGCCTATCCGAATGCGGGCCTGCCCAACGAATTCGGCCAGTATGACGAAACGCCGGAAATGATGGCGCGTCAGGTCGAGGGCTTTGCCCGCGATGGTCTCGTCAACATCGTTGGCGGCTGCTGCGGTTCGACGCCGGATCATATCCGCGCCATTGCCGAGGCGGTGAAGGGCCACAAGCCGCGCCCGATCCCCGAGCACAAGCCATTCATGTCACTTTCGGGCCTCGAGCCCTTCGTGCTGACCAAGGACATTCCCTTCGTCAACGTCGGCGAACGTACCAACGTCACCGGTTCGGCCCGTTTCCGCAAGCTCATCACCGCTGGCGATTACACGGCGGCGCTGGCTGTTGCGCGCGATCAGGTGGAAAACGGTGCGCAGATCATCGACATCAACATGGACGAAGGTCTGATCGATTCCGAAAAGGCGATGGTCGAGTTCCTCAACCTGATCGCAGCCGAGCCGGATATCGCCCGCGTTCCTGTCATGATCGACTCGTCGAAGTTCGAGATTATCGAGGCTGGTCTGAAATGCGTTCAGGGCAAGCCGATCGTCAACTCGATCTCGCTGAAGGAAGGCGAGGAGAAATTTCTCCAGCAGGCGAAGCTTGTCCGTAACTACGGCGCTGCTGTTGTGGTCATGGCCTTTGACGAAGTCGGGCAGGCGGACACCTATCAGCGCAAGATAGAAATCTGCGCACGTGCCTATAAACTTCTGACGGAGAAGGCAGGACTTCTGCCCGAAGATATCATCTTCGATCCGAATGTATTTGCGGTGGCGACCGGCATTGAAGAGCATAACAATTACGGTGTGGACTTCATCGAAGCGACGAAGACCATTCGTGAGACGATGCCGCTCACACATATTTCCGGTGGCGTGTCGAACCTGTCCTTCTCGTTCCGCGGCAATGAGCCTGTGCGCGAAGCCATGCACGCCGTGTTCCTCTACCATGCCATCCAGGTTGGCATGGATATGGGTATCGTCAACGCCGGCCAGCTTGCCGTCTATGATAATATCGACCCGGAACTGCGCGACGCCTGCGAAGACGTGGTGTTGAACCGCCGCGACGATGCGACCGAGCGGCTGCTGGAAATTGCTGAACGCTTCCGCGGCGCCGGTGCAAAGGAAGCCAAGGCGCAGGACCTGTCCTGGCGCGAACTGCCGGTTGAAAAGCGCCTCGAGCATGCGCTGGTCAACGGCATTACCGAATTCATCGAAGCTGATACGGAGGAGGCACGCCAGAAGGCGGAGCGTCCGCTGCACGTCATCGAAGGCCCGTTGATGGCCGGTATGAACGTGGTTGGCGACCTCTTCGGTTCCGGCAAGATGTTCCTGCCGCAGGTGGTAAAATCTGCCCGCGTGATGAAGCAGGCCGTTGCCGTTCTCCTGCCTTACATGGAAGAGGAAAAGCGCGCCAATGGCGGCAGCGAGCGCAGCGCTGCCGGCAAGGTGCTGATGGCGACCGTCAAGGGTGACGTTCACGATATCGGCAAGAACATCGTCGGCGTGGTTCTGGCCTGCAACAATTACGAGATCATCGATCTCGGTGTGATGGTGCCCACCACCAAGATCCTCGAGACGGCGATTGCCGAACAGGTGGATGTGATCGGTCTTTCCGGCCTCATTACGCCGTCGCTGGATGAAATGGTGCATGTTGCCGCAGAGATGGAGCGGCAGGGCTTCGATATTCCCCTGCTGATCGGTGGCGCGACGACGAGCCGTGTCCACACGGCTGTCAAAATCCATCCGCGCTATGAAAAGGGGCAGGCAATTTATGTTACCGACGCGTCTCGTGCCGTCGGCGTCGTTTCCGCGCTCCTGTCCGCAGAACAGAAACCAGCCTATATCGAAGGTATCCGAAGCGAATATGCGAAGGTTGCCGAAGCCCATGCGCGTAACGAGCGTGAGAAGCAGCGTTTGCCGCTTGCCCGCGCCCGCGAGAACGCCCAGAAGGTTGATTGGTCTGGCTACCAGCCAGTCAAACCGCAGTTCTTTGGCACGAAGGTCTTTGAAACCTACGATCTGGAAGAGCTTTCGCGCTACATCGACTGGACGCCGTTCTTCCAGACGTGGGAGCTGAAGGGCCGCTTCCCCGCCATTCTTGACGACGAGAAGCAGGGTGAGGCCGCACGGCAGCTTTATGCCGATGCACAGGCCATGTTGAAGAAGATCATCGACGAGACGTGGTTCCGTCCGCGTGCGGTCATCGGCTTCTGGCCGGCCAATGCCTTTGGCGACGACATTCGTGTCTTTACGGATGAAAGCCGTGTTGAAGAACTCGCAACCTTCTTCACACTGCGCCAACAGCTTTCCAAACGGGACGGGCGTCCGAATGTGGCTATGTCTGACTTCGTGGCTCCTGTTGATAGCGGCGTGGCTGATTATGTCGGGGGCTTCGTGGTGACGGCTGGTATCGAGGAAGTGGCGATTGCCGAGCGTTTCGAACGCGCGAACGACGATTACTCGTCGATCCTCGTCAAGGCGCTGGCCGACCGGTTCGCCGAAGCCTTTGCCGAGCGTATGCATGAGCGTGTCCGTACCGAGTTCTGGGGTTATGCACCGCAGGAGAACTTCAACGGTGAGGAACTGATTTCAGAGGCCTATGCCGGCATCCGCCCTGCACCGGGGTATCCGGCGCAACCGGATCACACGGAAAAGAAGACGCTGTTTTCTCTTCTCGACGCGACCGAGGCGACCGGCGTGGAGTTGACAGAAAGCTATGCCATGTGGCCTGGCTCATCCGTTTCCGGCCTCTATATCGGCCATCCCGAAAGCTATTATTTCGGCGTCGCGAAAGTGGAGCGCGATCAGGTGCTGGACTATGCCCGCCGCAAGGATATGCCGGTGGAAGAGGTCGAGCGCTGGCTTGGGCCGGTGTTGAACTACGTGCCTACGAATGCTGCGGAAGAAATCGATAGCGCGGCTTGA
- a CDS encoding MHS family MFS transporter, producing MSPTTTPASARPLNAQDYRTLGLSALGGALEFYDFIIFVFFATVIGHLFFPPEMPDWLVMIQTFGIFAAGYLVRPLGGIVLAHYGDRYGRKRVFAFSILLMALSTLGMALMPTYATIGVAAPILLIVLRMLQGAAIGGEVPGAWTFVSEHVPFRRVGLACGFLTSGLSFGIMLGSLIAFAINSIFPPEDVAGYAWRIPFLLGGVFGLIAVYLRRWLEETPIFTEMKKSKSLTDKLPLGLVLKHHMRGVIISALLTWVLSAAIVVTTLMTATFLQKLYGYTPTQALAGTSFGTLFLIFGVIIAGALIDRIGSGIFFMCASVFFGVATFAFYSYAGTSLTTMFALYGVMGLSVGMAGAVPYVMVRAFPASVRFSGLSFAYNVSYAVFGGLTPIAVTTALAVNPMAHAWYLVFIAVLAFFIGVYLYLRGSEVESHVGIEELAALRS from the coding sequence ATGTCTCCCACAACGACACCCGCCTCAGCGCGCCCGCTGAACGCACAGGATTACAGAACCCTTGGCCTGTCCGCCCTTGGCGGCGCTCTGGAATTCTACGACTTCATCATCTTCGTGTTTTTCGCCACCGTCATCGGCCATCTTTTTTTCCCACCGGAAATGCCCGACTGGCTGGTGATGATCCAGACCTTCGGTATTTTCGCCGCAGGCTATCTGGTGCGTCCTCTCGGTGGCATCGTGCTGGCGCATTATGGCGATCGTTATGGCCGCAAGCGTGTCTTTGCCTTTTCGATCCTGCTGATGGCTCTGTCGACACTCGGCATGGCTTTGATGCCGACTTACGCGACAATCGGTGTGGCTGCACCGATCCTGCTCATCGTGCTGCGCATGCTGCAGGGCGCGGCCATTGGCGGTGAAGTTCCCGGCGCATGGACCTTCGTGTCCGAGCATGTTCCCTTCCGCCGTGTTGGTCTTGCCTGCGGTTTCCTTACCTCCGGCCTCTCCTTCGGCATTATGCTCGGTTCGCTGATCGCCTTCGCCATCAACTCCATCTTCCCGCCGGAAGATGTTGCCGGTTACGCATGGCGCATCCCCTTCCTGCTGGGTGGCGTTTTCGGCCTGATTGCCGTTTACCTGCGCCGCTGGCTCGAGGAAACGCCGATCTTCACCGAGATGAAAAAGTCGAAGTCGTTGACGGACAAGCTGCCGCTTGGCCTCGTCCTGAAGCACCATATGCGCGGCGTGATCATTTCTGCACTGCTGACCTGGGTGCTTTCGGCTGCCATCGTCGTCACGACGCTGATGACAGCGACATTCCTGCAGAAGCTTTACGGCTACACACCGACCCAGGCGCTTGCCGGCACCAGCTTCGGCACGCTGTTCCTGATCTTCGGCGTCATCATCGCCGGTGCGCTGATCGATCGTATCGGCAGCGGCATCTTCTTCATGTGTGCAAGTGTCTTCTTCGGCGTCGCCACCTTTGCCTTCTACAGCTACGCAGGCACTTCGCTGACAACCATGTTCGCGCTCTATGGCGTCATGGGTCTCTCGGTCGGCATGGCGGGTGCAGTGCCATACGTCATGGTCCGTGCCTTCCCGGCATCTGTCCGGTTCTCCGGCCTTTCCTTCGCCTACAACGTCTCCTACGCCGTCTTCGGCGGCCTGACACCGATTGCCGTGACAACAGCACTGGCCGTCAACCCCATGGCGCACGCCTGGTATCTGGTGTTCATCGCCGTTCTGGCCTTCTTTATTGGTGTGTACCTCTATCTACGCGGCAGCGAGGTGGAGAGCCATGTCGGGATCGAGGAACTGGCAGCGCTTCGTTCGTAA
- a CDS encoding ABC transporter substrate-binding protein, whose translation MISHSRRLLSLTTAMVIASTAIAAAEPSAELIAAAKKEGMLTTIALPHDWCGYGDVIASFKAKYPEITVNELNPDAGSADEVEAVKANKDNKGPQAPDVIDVGLAFGPQMKAEGLLQPYKVSTWDEIPDNVKDAEGYWYGDYYGVMSFMVNKDLVKESPKDWADLLKPEFSGQVALAGDPRASNQAILSVLAAGLAADAKSGKEAGEAGLKYFADLNKAGNFLPVIGKAGTLAQGATPIVVAWDYNALSWQKTLNDNPPTEVVVPAKGVLAGVYVQGISAYAPHPNAAKLWMEHLYSDDGQLGWLKGYCHPIRFNAMVKAGKVPQELIDSLPPAAAYEKAYFPTLEEVDANKAAVTGGWDSVVGANVK comes from the coding sequence GTGATCTCACACAGCCGCCGACTGCTATCGCTCACCACTGCTATGGTCATCGCATCCACCGCGATCGCTGCGGCCGAACCGAGCGCCGAACTGATCGCAGCCGCCAAGAAAGAAGGCATGCTGACGACCATCGCTCTGCCGCACGACTGGTGCGGTTACGGCGACGTGATTGCTTCCTTCAAGGCAAAATATCCGGAAATCACCGTCAACGAACTGAACCCTGACGCCGGTTCTGCCGACGAAGTTGAAGCCGTAAAGGCCAACAAGGACAACAAGGGCCCGCAGGCACCTGACGTCATCGACGTCGGTCTCGCATTCGGCCCGCAGATGAAGGCTGAAGGCCTGCTGCAGCCTTACAAGGTTTCCACCTGGGACGAAATTCCGGACAACGTGAAGGATGCCGAAGGTTACTGGTACGGTGACTACTACGGCGTGATGTCCTTCATGGTGAACAAGGATCTCGTCAAGGAATCGCCGAAGGACTGGGCCGATCTCCTGAAGCCTGAATTCTCCGGTCAGGTCGCTCTCGCAGGTGACCCGCGCGCGTCCAACCAGGCAATCCTCAGCGTTCTCGCTGCTGGTCTTGCTGCCGATGCGAAGTCCGGCAAGGAAGCTGGCGAAGCTGGCCTGAAATACTTCGCCGACCTCAACAAGGCTGGCAACTTCCTGCCCGTTATCGGCAAGGCCGGTACGCTGGCGCAGGGCGCGACGCCGATCGTCGTTGCCTGGGACTACAACGCGCTTTCCTGGCAGAAAACGCTGAACGACAACCCGCCGACCGAAGTCGTCGTACCTGCCAAGGGCGTGCTTGCCGGTGTTTACGTTCAGGGCATCTCCGCTTACGCACCGCATCCGAACGCAGCCAAGCTGTGGATGGAACACCTCTATTCGGATGACGGTCAGCTCGGCTGGCTGAAGGGCTATTGCCACCCGATCCGCTTCAACGCCATGGTCAAGGCTGGCAAGGTTCCGCAGGAACTGATCGACAGCCTGCCGCCGGCAGCAGCCTATGAGAAGGCCTACTTCCCAACCCTCGAGGAAGTGGATGCCAACAAGGCTGCCGTAACCGGTGGCTGGGACAGCGTTGTCGGCGCGAACGTGAAGTAA
- a CDS encoding zinc-dependent alcohol dehydrogenase family protein, which translates to MRALFYERFGEAPKIATLPDPEPTPGGVVVEVKATGLCRSDWHGWMGHDSDIHLPHVPGHEFAGVISAVGKNVMRFKVGDRVTVPFVSGCGHCQECRSGNQQVCETQFQPGFTHWGSFAEYVAIDYADQNLVHLPESMGFDTAASLGCRFATSFRAVVDQGRLKGGEWLAVHGCGGVGLSAIMIGAGLGAQIVAIDIAEDKLAFAKQLGATVTINSRKVADVTEAVREVTGGGAHVSVDALGHPQTCCNSISNLRRRGRHVQVGLMLADHSMPQIPMARVIAHELEIYGSHGMQAWRYDDMLAMIKTGKLSPEKLIGRHITLSDAVTALPAMDNFKDSGISIIDRFE; encoded by the coding sequence ATGCGCGCACTGTTTTACGAACGCTTTGGCGAAGCCCCGAAAATCGCAACCCTGCCGGACCCCGAACCGACACCGGGCGGCGTGGTGGTCGAGGTCAAGGCAACCGGGCTTTGCCGCAGCGACTGGCACGGCTGGATGGGGCATGACAGCGACATCCACCTGCCGCATGTGCCCGGCCACGAATTCGCCGGAGTGATTTCCGCCGTTGGCAAAAATGTCATGCGTTTCAAGGTTGGAGACCGTGTGACCGTGCCATTCGTCTCCGGCTGCGGCCATTGCCAGGAATGCCGCTCGGGCAATCAGCAGGTATGTGAAACCCAATTCCAGCCAGGCTTCACCCACTGGGGCTCCTTCGCAGAATATGTCGCCATTGATTACGCCGACCAGAACCTCGTGCATCTCCCCGAAAGCATGGGCTTCGATACCGCAGCAAGCCTCGGCTGCCGTTTCGCAACCTCGTTCCGCGCTGTGGTGGATCAGGGCCGCCTGAAGGGCGGTGAGTGGCTGGCAGTGCACGGATGCGGCGGTGTTGGCCTCTCAGCGATCATGATCGGTGCTGGCCTTGGCGCGCAGATCGTTGCCATCGACATTGCCGAAGACAAGCTGGCGTTTGCCAAACAGCTCGGCGCAACCGTGACCATCAATAGCCGCAAGGTTGCGGATGTGACGGAGGCAGTACGGGAAGTGACCGGTGGCGGCGCCCATGTGTCGGTGGATGCGCTGGGGCACCCGCAGACCTGCTGCAATTCCATCAGCAACCTGCGCCGTCGCGGACGCCATGTGCAGGTGGGTCTGATGCTGGCGGATCACTCCATGCCACAGATCCCGATGGCGCGTGTCATTGCCCATGAGCTGGAAATCTACGGCAGCCACGGCATGCAGGCGTGGCGCTATGACGACATGCTGGCGATGATCAAGACCGGCAAACTCTCACCGGAAAAACTCATTGGCCGTCACATCACACTTTCCGATGCCGTGACCGCCCTGCCCGCAATGGATAACTTCAAGGACAGCGGTATCAGCATCATTGACCGTTTTGAATGA
- a CDS encoding ABC transporter permease subunit, with product MPSTNTGGPSTVGKKLPLHWIGVVPFAIFVLLFLILPTMKIVVGAFQNAEGGFTFDNIIGLFTPSILAAYWISIKISIASAFFGCLIGFSVASAVVLGGLPQKIRGPLLTFSGVASQFAGVPLAFAFIATLGPVGLITVFLKTQIGIDLRMLGFNILSFWGLTITYLFFQIPLMILIITPALDGLKREWREAAEILGASGTQYWRMVAFPILLPSLLGTFSLLFANAFGAVATAIALTGSSLSIVPILLFAQIRGDVLGNPNLGYALAFGMIIVTCIANTLYIWMRTRSERWLK from the coding sequence ATGCCATCAACAAACACCGGCGGACCATCCACCGTGGGCAAGAAATTGCCGCTTCACTGGATAGGTGTGGTGCCATTTGCCATTTTTGTCCTGCTCTTTCTGATTTTGCCGACGATGAAAATCGTCGTCGGCGCTTTTCAGAATGCGGAAGGCGGCTTCACGTTCGATAACATTATCGGACTGTTTACACCGTCCATTCTTGCAGCCTACTGGATTTCCATCAAAATCAGCATTGCATCGGCCTTCTTCGGCTGTCTGATCGGTTTTTCCGTGGCATCCGCAGTCGTACTGGGTGGCTTGCCACAGAAAATTCGCGGGCCACTGCTGACCTTTTCCGGTGTTGCCTCGCAGTTTGCTGGCGTACCGCTTGCCTTCGCCTTCATCGCGACGCTTGGTCCCGTCGGTCTGATCACCGTGTTTTTGAAAACGCAGATCGGTATCGACCTGCGCATGCTGGGCTTCAACATCCTTTCCTTCTGGGGACTGACGATCACCTATCTGTTTTTCCAGATACCGTTGATGATCCTCATCATTACCCCGGCCCTTGATGGCCTGAAGCGCGAATGGCGTGAAGCAGCCGAAATTCTCGGCGCGAGCGGCACGCAATACTGGCGTATGGTGGCATTCCCAATTCTGCTGCCTTCGCTTCTCGGTACCTTCTCGCTGCTGTTCGCAAATGCTTTCGGCGCGGTTGCAACCGCCATCGCGTTGACCGGCTCATCGCTCAGCATCGTTCCGATCCTGCTGTTTGCGCAGATCCGCGGTGACGTCCTGGGCAATCCCAATCTTGGTTATGCACTGGCCTTCGGCATGATTATCGTCACCTGCATCGCCAACACACTCTATATCTGGATGCGCACGCGCAGCGAGAGGTGGCTGAAATGA
- a CDS encoding MurR/RpiR family transcriptional regulator gives MRSSTATVADVIHAHYETLTRSEKRLAESLLGNYPVSGLGSITTIAENAGVSTPTVARMVQKLGYKGYPEFQARLHQELEATISGPVAKHDRWATNAPGLHILNRFAEAITSNLRETLSDLDTADFDSAATLLSDRKRSIYFVGGRITGAIAEYFFTHMQVIRPKTALMSSNSSSWPQYMLNMNAGDVLVIFDIRRYERDMVTLAQVAHDNNVSILLFTDQWTSPVSRFAKHTFRVRIEAPSAWDSSVVTLFVVEALIEAVQSNGWEETRQRMNSLEGLFEQTRLFRKPGKGET, from the coding sequence TTGCGAAGCTCCACAGCAACGGTAGCAGACGTCATTCATGCGCATTATGAGACGCTGACCCGTTCTGAAAAGCGGTTGGCGGAAAGCCTTCTTGGCAACTACCCCGTTTCAGGTCTTGGAAGCATCACGACGATTGCGGAAAACGCCGGTGTTTCCACGCCGACCGTGGCGCGCATGGTCCAGAAACTGGGCTACAAGGGCTATCCCGAATTTCAGGCGCGTTTGCATCAGGAACTCGAGGCCACCATCTCCGGCCCCGTCGCCAAGCATGACAGATGGGCGACCAATGCGCCGGGCCTGCATATCCTCAATCGCTTTGCCGAAGCGATCACCAGCAATCTGCGCGAGACACTGAGTGATCTGGATACGGCCGATTTCGATAGTGCCGCGACGTTGCTCTCGGATAGAAAGCGCAGCATCTACTTCGTCGGCGGCCGCATCACCGGCGCGATTGCCGAGTATTTCTTCACGCATATGCAGGTCATCCGGCCCAAGACGGCGTTGATGTCGTCGAACTCCAGTTCATGGCCGCAATATATGCTGAACATGAACGCGGGTGACGTGCTGGTGATCTTCGATATCCGCCGCTACGAGCGGGACATGGTGACGCTGGCGCAGGTGGCCCATGACAATAATGTGAGCATATTGCTGTTCACCGATCAGTGGACATCGCCCGTTTCCCGCTTTGCCAAACACACCTTCCGCGTCAGAATAGAGGCACCCTCCGCGTGGGACAGCTCGGTGGTGACGCTGTTTGTCGTGGAAGCGCTGATCGAAGCGGTCCAGAGCAATGGCTGGGAGGAAACCCGTCAGCGCATGAATTCGCTGGAGGGGCTGTTTGAACAGACCCGGCTCTTCAGAAAACCGGGGAAAGGGGAAACTTAA
- a CDS encoding ABC transporter ATP-binding protein, with amino-acid sequence MSFLTLQNIKKSFGQVQVVHDFNMAIEKGEFVSFLGPSGCGKTTVLRMIAGFETPTDGSIVINGKNQTTLKPNQRNIGMVFQAYALFPNMNVYDNVAFGLKVAGKPKAEIDTRVKEMLALIHLEHLADRYPYQMSGGQQQRVALARALAPKPQVLLLDEPLSALDAKIRVSLREEIRQIQQQLGITTIFVTHDQEEALSISDRIVVMNAGRADQIGSPFEIYNQPATRFVASFVGTLNLIDATVVDASTSTLRIGDQQVSLKKPLSKKNGETITVALRPEAGSLAEGAKEDVAISGTVTSSHFLGSVIRTRMDVGGAILSFDSFNDPGTAPPSIGERVTLKFASEDLMIVAE; translated from the coding sequence ATGAGCTTTTTGACACTCCAGAACATCAAGAAATCCTTCGGTCAGGTTCAGGTCGTGCACGACTTCAACATGGCCATCGAGAAGGGGGAATTCGTCTCCTTCCTCGGGCCATCGGGTTGCGGCAAGACCACCGTGCTTCGCATGATCGCCGGTTTCGAAACGCCGACGGACGGCTCCATCGTCATCAACGGCAAGAACCAGACGACGTTGAAACCGAACCAGCGCAACATCGGCATGGTATTTCAGGCCTACGCCCTGTTCCCCAACATGAACGTCTACGACAACGTCGCTTTCGGCCTGAAGGTGGCAGGCAAGCCAAAGGCCGAGATCGATACGCGCGTGAAGGAAATGCTGGCGCTCATCCACCTGGAACATCTGGCGGACCGATACCCCTATCAGATGTCGGGTGGCCAGCAGCAGCGCGTGGCGCTGGCACGCGCCCTCGCCCCCAAACCGCAGGTCCTTCTTCTGGATGAGCCGCTTTCGGCACTGGATGCCAAGATTCGCGTCTCACTGCGCGAAGAAATCCGCCAGATCCAGCAACAACTCGGGATCACCACGATCTTCGTGACGCATGATCAGGAAGAGGCCCTGTCGATTTCCGACCGCATCGTCGTCATGAATGCCGGCCGCGCCGACCAGATTGGCTCGCCGTTCGAGATCTACAATCAGCCTGCAACCCGTTTTGTCGCCTCATTCGTCGGCACGCTGAACCTGATCGACGCGACGGTTGTCGACGCATCGACCAGCACTCTTCGCATCGGTGACCAGCAGGTGTCGCTGAAGAAACCGCTGTCGAAGAAGAACGGCGAAACGATTACCGTGGCGCTGCGCCCGGAAGCAGGCTCGCTGGCAGAAGGTGCGAAGGAAGACGTGGCAATTTCCGGCACGGTCACATCCAGCCACTTCCTCGGGTCGGTCATCCGCACGCGCATGGATGTCGGTGGCGCTATCCTGTCGTTCGACAGCTTCAACGATCCGGGCACGGCCCCGCCGTCCATCGGCGAGCGCGTCACACTGAAATTCGCATCAGAAGATTTGATGATTGTAGCAGAGTAA
- a CDS encoding ABC transporter permease → MKRLFAWGALLFGILYFALPLIGMTNFSLKMRRGEYSFDAYAKVLSDPRFQETFSYSVMMALFTIVFGVVLVVPTAYWVRLKLPGLRPIIEFITLLPLVIPAIVIVFGYIRLYNTSSWLPLTGTITGTNLLLMFGYTTLALPYMYRAVDTGLRTIDVATLTEAAQSLGAGWTTILARIILPNVLVAVLSGAFLTFAIVIGEFTMAALLNRPAFGPYMQLLGANRAYEPAALAVISFGITWGCLGLIQLVSRYQKGTPPKG, encoded by the coding sequence ATGAAGCGGCTTTTTGCCTGGGGCGCCCTGCTCTTCGGAATTCTCTATTTCGCCCTGCCGCTGATCGGCATGACGAACTTCTCGCTGAAAATGCGACGCGGCGAATATTCCTTCGACGCCTATGCCAAGGTCCTGAGCGACCCGCGCTTTCAGGAGACCTTCAGTTACTCCGTGATGATGGCATTGTTTACCATTGTCTTCGGTGTCGTGCTGGTGGTTCCAACCGCTTACTGGGTACGACTGAAACTGCCTGGTCTGCGGCCGATCATTGAATTCATCACGCTTCTGCCGCTGGTCATTCCGGCCATCGTCATCGTCTTCGGTTACATCCGGCTCTATAACACTTCGAGCTGGCTTCCTCTCACGGGCACGATTACCGGCACCAATCTATTGCTGATGTTCGGTTATACGACCCTCGCGCTGCCCTACATGTACCGCGCCGTCGATACCGGACTTCGAACCATCGATGTGGCGACGCTGACCGAAGCGGCGCAAAGTCTTGGTGCCGGTTGGACGACGATCCTTGCGCGTATCATTTTGCCGAATGTGCTGGTCGCCGTGTTGTCGGGAGCCTTCCTGACATTTGCCATTGTCATCGGTGAGTTCACCATGGCTGCACTTCTAAACCGACCTGCCTTTGGTCCCTACATGCAGCTGCTCGGCGCCAACCGCGCCTACGAACCGGCAGCGCTTGCCGTGATTTCCTTCGGCATCACCTGGGGTTGCCTTGGTTTGATTCAACTCGTTTCCCGCTATCAGAAGGGCACCCCTCCCAAGGGCTGA